A single genomic interval of Macadamia integrifolia cultivar HAES 741 chromosome 6, SCU_Mint_v3, whole genome shotgun sequence harbors:
- the LOC122082012 gene encoding ATP-dependent RNA helicase DEAH11, chloroplastic-like isoform X1: MRNVESSGSRKMEREQEQGIVIHSKSTVDMRRGVLPTRTTVRRGNNNRKGVVPANYSSVLSPYQERRVNFHGNSPKDNRKLDNFVVVLQSEKSGFCKTSIEALIACCSSIPENYFVFSPECVVIAKLFFKQWSDVVEALVYFWEQRLDGIHLLEPSVQPNEFLPSDTEDLKERLKDLFVSRVKSLLDGEEVKRWQKKIEQATDEIAYVSASLRKPQSIVGFDELTLKKKGLVATREVIKKRVREFKSAMNCILDYFNGLTSPDCFDDSIEVLRFIGDFDWSQIHHVMLREIRRLDEGLPIYASRKEVLKEINCQQVRLFSMIFPLRFLWGVEKHFS, translated from the exons ATGAGGAATGTGGAAAGTAGCGGTTCCCGAAAGATGGAGAGAGAACAAGAACAG GGCATCGTTATACACTCTAAATCCACAGTAGATATGCGCAGAGGCGTACTTCCAACTCGGACAACTGTCCGGCGGGGGAATAATAACCGGAAAGGCGTTGTTCCGGCTAATTACAGTTCTGTACTGTCTCCATACCAGGAGAGAAGAGTCAACTTTCATGGCAATTCTCCGAAAGATAATCGAAAATTGGATAATTTTGTTGTTGTGCTTCAGTCAGAGAAAAGTGGTTTCTGCAAGACCAGCATAGAGGCTTTAATTGCTTGTTGCAGTTCGATACCTGAGAACTACTTTGTTTTCTCTCCTGAGTGTGTTGTGATAGCGAAGCTGTTTTTCAAGCAATGGAGTGATGTAGTAGAAGCTCTGGTTTACTTCTGGGAGCAGCGACTCGATGGCATTCATCTTCTAGAACCGTCCGTGCAACCTAACGAGTTCTTGCCTTCTGATACGGAGGACTTAAAGGAACGGCTCAAAGACCTCTTTGTCTCCCGAGTCAAGAGTCTTTTGGACGGAGAGGAAGTCAAGCGATGGCAGAAGAAGATTGAGCAAGCCACTGATGAGATCGCTTACGTCTCGGCTTCACTCCGAAAGCCTCAGAGTATCGTTGGTTTTGATGAGCTTACGTTGAAGAAGAAGGGACTTGTTGCTACAAGGGAGGTTATCAAGAAGAGAGTCAGGGAATTTAAGTCTGCTATGAACTGTATACTCGATTATTTCAATGGGTTGACGTCCCCAGACTGTTTTGATGATTCAATTGAGGTGTTAAGGTTTATTGGTGATTTTGATTGGAGTCAGATTCATCACGTTATGCTGCGGGAGATTCGTCGCCTTGATGAGGGTTTGCCAATTTATGCTTCGCGGAAGGAAGTTCTCAAGGAAATAAATTGCCAGCAGGTACGTCTGTTCTCAATGATTTTCCCATTGAGGTTCTTATGGGGTGTGGAAAAACATTTTAGCTGA
- the LOC122082012 gene encoding ATP-dependent RNA helicase DEAH11, chloroplastic-like isoform X2: protein MRRGVLPTRTTVRRGNNNRKGVVPANYSSVLSPYQERRVNFHGNSPKDNRKLDNFVVVLQSEKSGFCKTSIEALIACCSSIPENYFVFSPECVVIAKLFFKQWSDVVEALVYFWEQRLDGIHLLEPSVQPNEFLPSDTEDLKERLKDLFVSRVKSLLDGEEVKRWQKKIEQATDEIAYVSASLRKPQSIVGFDELTLKKKGLVATREVIKKRVREFKSAMNCILDYFNGLTSPDCFDDSIEVLRFIGDFDWSQIHHVMLREIRRLDEGLPIYASRKEVLKEINCQQVRLFSMIFPLRFLWGVEKHFS, encoded by the coding sequence ATGCGCAGAGGCGTACTTCCAACTCGGACAACTGTCCGGCGGGGGAATAATAACCGGAAAGGCGTTGTTCCGGCTAATTACAGTTCTGTACTGTCTCCATACCAGGAGAGAAGAGTCAACTTTCATGGCAATTCTCCGAAAGATAATCGAAAATTGGATAATTTTGTTGTTGTGCTTCAGTCAGAGAAAAGTGGTTTCTGCAAGACCAGCATAGAGGCTTTAATTGCTTGTTGCAGTTCGATACCTGAGAACTACTTTGTTTTCTCTCCTGAGTGTGTTGTGATAGCGAAGCTGTTTTTCAAGCAATGGAGTGATGTAGTAGAAGCTCTGGTTTACTTCTGGGAGCAGCGACTCGATGGCATTCATCTTCTAGAACCGTCCGTGCAACCTAACGAGTTCTTGCCTTCTGATACGGAGGACTTAAAGGAACGGCTCAAAGACCTCTTTGTCTCCCGAGTCAAGAGTCTTTTGGACGGAGAGGAAGTCAAGCGATGGCAGAAGAAGATTGAGCAAGCCACTGATGAGATCGCTTACGTCTCGGCTTCACTCCGAAAGCCTCAGAGTATCGTTGGTTTTGATGAGCTTACGTTGAAGAAGAAGGGACTTGTTGCTACAAGGGAGGTTATCAAGAAGAGAGTCAGGGAATTTAAGTCTGCTATGAACTGTATACTCGATTATTTCAATGGGTTGACGTCCCCAGACTGTTTTGATGATTCAATTGAGGTGTTAAGGTTTATTGGTGATTTTGATTGGAGTCAGATTCATCACGTTATGCTGCGGGAGATTCGTCGCCTTGATGAGGGTTTGCCAATTTATGCTTCGCGGAAGGAAGTTCTCAAGGAAATAAATTGCCAGCAGGTACGTCTGTTCTCAATGATTTTCCCATTGAGGTTCTTATGGGGTGTGGAAAAACATTTTAGCTGA